One Citrus sinensis cultivar Valencia sweet orange chromosome 5, DVS_A1.0, whole genome shotgun sequence genomic window, CATCTAAAACACTAACATTGGGGGTACTACTCCAAATCTTACGAGAGATTTCAAACGTGGCCTGATCATGAGCCGTTTTGAAAGAGAAATCCTTACCTGAGGTGATCTTATTCATCACGTTTCGGTACTTCTTCTTCAACCGCCTTAGCTTCTCGACCAATTGATTCTTGTTGAAGTCAAGCTGGAGCTTTGACTTTATCTGGTCGTAGAACAACGCCGTGTCGTGGTGATGCGCGTTTCCCCGCTGCGTCGTGTAGTCGAGGAACCCTTGCAACAGCTCGATCTCATCCTCGTCCGTCCACAGCCGTTGAAACAGACGTCTGGATTCGTCCAATTGCTGCGGCAACGGCTTCTTCTCCTCGTGTACGGTAACGCTTTCGGCGACACGTTGCCGTTTAGGATCGGTCTCGTCGATCGCGGCTGGTGGCAAAGCGAGGGTGACGGTTGCGGCAGAGGCGGAGGAGGAAGGGAAGGCAACGGTTACGGTAGGCGTttcggcggcggcggcggagGGAACGGTGGCGGTGGAGGCGGAATTGAGGTCCTCTTCGTCGTCTTCCTCTTCTTCGTCGGGTAGTACGTCGTCGTTTTCCTCCAGGTCGTCCTCTTCGGAGGATTCCTCGTCTTCTTCGAGGTCTTGGTCTTCCTCTGGTAAAACGGTGTCGTGCTGCTCCGAGGCCATTAAACAGATAGAGAAAGTGAGCGAGGGGATCTAGACAGGGAGAGAGTTAACCGAGTGGTTTGGTTTAGTTAATTTGGTTCGACAGAATTGGGGCTCAGCGACACTCAGGTTATGCTTGTGGCTCACGAGAAttggttttgtttttcctCTGTCATTGCGTATTGGAACTACGACTTGGTCTAGCAAGTGGGCCCACCGGCCTATGTGGCATCGATGGTGCgcgatatttttttatttgaaataagaATTCCTCTTTTCAACTTAATGGCCGTCTGTTTGCACTCGAGGATAAGTTAACTCCAACTCTGGATAGGGActgtaataaaataacaggGGTGGTTTTGCCACGTGGATGATTACGATGATGACGGCTCACAGAGAGTCACGCTGGTTTCCGGGTGCTATATTCTGTGTCTGTGTTTTTACACGTACGAGGAAATGAGGAAACCTATGAACCAGCACAAGTAAAACGTTTGCCAACTGTGTCCAAGTCAGCGATGATGGTTAAGTGCTCcgaatgtaataattaaacGGATCACTCTATGTGCGGTGAGTGCGTGTATGTTACGTTTAATGTAACGTAGCACTGGCCTCattgaaaagatttaatttaaagagagagagagagtccaCGTCAATCATTGTCTAACCAGAAAACAATTTACCGACAGTTCGGTACTGGATTACTGTTTTATAATAATCCAACCAAATACAGCCCGCCACAAGTAACGAACTCAAGTAATACAAATCCAATTCGAAATTAAACCAACCGTGAATGTGAAATCACAACCGAAACAGACTGTACATGCATACAGCTAAACCACTTTAGGTTTCTGATATCCAGCACATGGCATCCACTCAACTCAAAACCATTCAGTTCATGAATCTCAGATGAGAGCTTATCTTTGAGTGCTGAAACGAATGACCAATCTTAAATCCagaaattataagaaaaagttTGTATTGTTTAAACATCTGGTAACTAGAATTTAAGCTgagattgaataaaatacataGGTTACATTCTGTCCATTTCTCCAACACAAATCAGCTATTTTGCCGATTGCTCACAATGAAGTTGGAACAGTATTGAAGGGGGTGAAGTAAATTTCCTGTGATCCTAAACCAAACTGTAGCATATGTGTATTGTACAGCCATCCTTAATAACAAGGAATAGAAGATCTAAAAAAGCTAGGTTGAAATGAGAATTGTCCCGGTGTAATTACAGAAACTCACCTTCCAAACTCAACTTCTCTTTGTATGTAGTTTCCACACAGATATCAGACTTTTGGAGCAGAGGGAAAGGGCAGGAACATTAACTTGCACCGTGAAATGACAACTTGCATTCGCCCCAAGCATCAGGTCAGGCATGTTTCTTGAGCCTTATATAACACAGATTCAATGGAGAGCTCAAACTGCAACAGTGGGGTATTCCAAGCACAAAACAGGAAGGGTTTGATCAAATCAGAAGTCATTTTTGGTTCAAGGGATCTGATGTTTCATAAGGCAGTCGTGTCTTAATCTGATAAACCTTCTTCACCTGCTGCTTCTCATAAGCCCCACCAGATGCACTTTCGTGTCCATTATACATTGCAGGCTCTCCAGCTGCTGCTCTGTTGATCCAGTTATTGGGTGGTGGTGGAAGAGGACCCATGTTCGGCAGAAACTGCTGGCTAGGGTTCCCTGAGTATCCAGAATTCTGCACCCTGGATAACATCACAATAGGAGGCCTGCTTCTGGTGCTTTCTTCAATTGCCAAGGCAGACATCCCAGTCCCCAAGTCCTGGTGTTGAAATCTCTCCTGCATCCTAGCGTGGTGTTTGTTTCCTTGCATACCATTTGATGGGACTGGAAATCTAGAGTTACCTCTCATGCCTTGAGGATAATTGTAATTTCCATAATTATATCTTGATTCATCACCATAGCCCCTTTCATGCCCAGAAGGTGCAGCTGGTCTCAGTCTGGTGACTGCATTTGCATAGTTGCCTTGGAAATTGTGATATGATGGTTGCTCGAAGAATCCAGGAGAACCATTAGGTTTATAATTAAGTGTATTCTTGATAAGACGATGTGCTGCTTCTCCCAATACAGGGCCAGCTATGGCTCCAGGCACTTGTGGCCTGCAAAATAGATGCACAATAATCAATCGACAGACATCACTGCTttgttttttccccctttttttttttttaataaaaaggatgaggcaaaagaaaaatgcctAATTCCATTCAACACAAGTTCACCTTCAAGTTAAAAACTTCCCAACACTAAACTTTAGAAACTGATGCAAAACTTTAATGTTGTTTTCCACCTTTTCTACTTCACACACATTTGCTAGCATTATTTCTCAACAAAAATATAGGCCGAAACCTAATTTGAACTTTCATCCCAAGGATATTGATTATTGAATGCAATAACCAAGATGGTAAGAGAACTCATTGTTTACCATTGACAAAACTTGTAAATGAATTGTTCTTACCTCTCCCTGCCTTGCTGGCGCCGACTATTGTCTTCATGCCAAAGAGTAGGAAATGGTTTAATGTCTATTGGTTTTAGGGTCTGCAAAGATAAGAACAACCACAATAATGCTTAACCATTTACTGAGTGATGTTCCCACTATTAATGGTATATAAAGCATAAACCAACCATGaatcaacaaaaagaaacaatagaCATAGCAATCCCAGCACCAGCAGAAAAAATATGAGCTTCtgaatttcaacttttatCCCATATGTAGGTATTCTAGACCCCTTCCAATATTTTGTAACAGAGTCACATATTTGCAGCTAATGAGAAAATCATAACATGTTCATAAGAACAAATCAAAATACCCTTGATGAATGGTTACAAGAACAGATCTTCAAACATTAAGAATAACAATTACTCACAAACCAACAACAGATGTTTCATACTCTTTCAGAAGTTGATAGATTGCAGCAATGTTGATATGATATGGACAGTTATTTCACTTCACTTTTTAAGTTCACTGACAAGaaacaaacttaaaatatatatatgtgtgtgaaAATACACTGCTCACATACCTTAGCAGGTATGGTTGCGCCCTTGGGAGGTTCTGGGATGTGTCTATGTTTTTGAGGGTTAAGATACGTAACATTTCTGCAAAACAATAAGATAAACAACTACAAAATTAGCTCTCAGAAGACAAAGAATCATGCAGGAAAAAACAttagtaaaaaatgaaatttacatGGCTTGGTTACGCTCAATGTCTGGCAGCCCCTTGACAGGTGAAGGGATGATGCTTCTCAAACCATTTCTCTCACATAACCAAATGTATCCATTCATTCGCCCACTGAAAAAGGCCAGCAATGAATGAAAAGAGTAAAGCTAACTACTGGAAGTCTCAGGATTTGATCATTAAACAAGAATATATGCCTACCTGGCATTTACATCAATTTCCCAAGCGAATCTGTCTTGAGGAGGCAACTGATGGTAGAGCTGGCAGTACAAAGTAATCTGTTGATACAAAGGATGCTGTGGATGAACATAAAGTAAATCAAGCATCACACTATTTCGAAACAGCTCTTCTTCCTGCAAATTAAATTGAGAATTACCATATGTAGCATTGAAAAACATAGAAGAAAAGGACCTTCCTGCCAAAATCatggcccaaaactttttgaactGTAGAAATTCCCAATAAATCAAAGCAATGCAACCTACTACTGCGGGTTAAGaaattagaaatataaatCGAAGAAAACAGAAACCAAGAATAAAGGCaatgctttttcttttatattctCTCTCTGAGAGACAAGTA contains:
- the LOC102610045 gene encoding probable transcription factor At3g04930; translation: MASEQHDTVLPEEDQDLEEDEESSEEDDLEENDDVLPDEEEEDDEEDLNSASTATVPSAAAAETPTVTVAFPSSSASAATVTLALPPAAIDETDPKRQRVAESVTVHEEKKPLPQQLDESRRLFQRLWTDEDEIELLQGFLDYTTQRGNAHHHDTALFYDQIKSKLQLDFNKNQLVEKLRRLKKKYRNVMNKITSGKDFSFKTAHDQATFEISRKIWSSTPNVSVLDDEDANNSNNHLVISHEMRNNNNNNSNYNNNYGFVGGNANEEKVTPRPRKRSRSKAGGNDNVSSGTMNNCENMNVNSGGGVGGGSGIAGVVEETVRSCLSPLFRELLSNVMGGMGGRGIGGLAMNAIMPMGFGGAGIGMGMMGFGGSGVGGGSEVVDEKWRKQQILELEVYSKRLELVQDQIKVALEELRSMGG